The genome window GCCTCATCGGGGAGAACACCGACGTGTATGGTTTCGAGCGCGCGATCACCGAGCCGCGACCCGGACGCGGCGCGACGCTGTTCGCGGGAGAGACCGTGCTCGTGCTGGGGGCCGGCGGGGCAGCGCGGGCCTGCGCCGTCGTGCTCCTACAGCGCGGGAACGAGGTGCGGATCGCGAACCGGAGTCGCCAGCGCGCGGAGCAGCTCGTCGCGGGGATCGAGGTCGACGGTCGGCGGGCGTCCGCCGTGCTGTGGCCGACACCCGACGATCTCGAGGCGGTCGCAGGGGTGGTCAATGCGACCCCGCTTGGCCTGCACGGTGAGGATCCACTCGAGGGGTTCGAGATCCGCGAGGGTCTGCGGGTCGTGGACCTTGTGCCCACCGCCGCGGTGACGCCGCTCGTCAAGCGGGCGCGCGCCGTCAAGAATGTCGTTGTCGTGGACGGACTCCTGGTGTTGCTCTATCAGGCGGCGCGCTCGTTCGCCATGTGGACGGGCCGGGAGGCGCCGCTCGCGGTGATGCGCGCGGCCCTCCCGCGCGCGATATGAGGCTCCTCACCGCCGGCGAGTCGCACGGTCCGGGGCTCGTCGCGGTCCTGGACGGCGTTCCGGCCGGCGTTGCCATTGCCGCGGCCGATATCGACAGCGATCTGCGGCGCCGGCAGCTCGGCTACGGCCGCGGTGCACGACAGAAGATCGAGCGCGACGCGGTGAACATCACCGGCGGCGTCCGGCACGGACGGTCAACGGGCGCGCCGATCGCTTTGCAGATCGCGAACCGCGACGCCGTGAACTGGGAGCGCGTGATGAGCGTCGAACCCGTGCTGGATCCGCCCGATCCGGTGACACGCCTCCGGCCGGGCCACGCCGACCTCGCGGGCGCTCTCAAGTTCGGGCATGAGGACGTGCGCGACGTCATCGAGCGCTCCAGCGCGCGGGAGACGGCGGCGCGCGTGGCGGCCGGCGCGATCGCGAAGGCCGTGCTCAGGCTGGTGGGCATGGAGGTGCGGAGCGAGACGAAGGCGATCGGCGACGTCGAGAGCGAGCCTCGCTTCGATTCCGAGGCGGTCGAGGCAAGCGAGGTGCGCTGCGCGGACGCGAGCCGTTCGCAGGCGATGGTGGCCGCGATCGCCGCTGCGCGAGAGGCAGGCGACACGCTCGGCGGCATCGTCGCCGTTCGCGCGAGCGGCGTCGTCGCCGGACTCGGCACGTCGGCGCAGTGGGATCGCCGCCTCGACGGGCGCATCGCACAGGCGCTGCTGTCGATCCAGAGCGCGAAGGGCGTGCAGTTCGCCGACGCGTTCGCCGCGGCACGCGAGCGCGGCAGCGCCGTGCACGATCCGATCAGCGTCGCCGACGGACACTTCACACGTAGCCGCAACCGCGCCGGCGGCCTCGAGGGCGGCATGAGCAACGGGGAGGACATCATCGTCGAGGTCGCGTTCAAGCCGATCTCGACGCTGATGAAGCCGCTGCCCTCAGCCGACCTTCGCACCGGAGCGTCGTCACCCGCGCACGTCGAGCGCAGCGACGTGTGCATCATTCCGGCGGCCGGCGTCGTCGCGGAGGCGATGCTCGCGTTGATACTCGCCGATGCGCTCCTCGAGAAGTTCGGCAGCGATAACGCGGACGACCTGGTCGCCGCGGTCCAGCGCTATCGCACCCGCCTCCGCCCGATCGACCAGAGGAAATAG of Candidatus Limnocylindria bacterium contains these proteins:
- the aroE gene encoding shikimate dehydrogenase translates to MANVYLLGHPVAHSLSPAMHNAAFLALGLPHRYETRDVESDRLEDFVEALRKDDVLGANVTIPHKERALRFMDDAGQDARRVGAVNTIVRRGGRLIGENTDVYGFERAITEPRPGRGATLFAGETVLVLGAGGAARACAVVLLQRGNEVRIANRSRQRAEQLVAGIEVDGRRASAVLWPTPDDLEAVAGVVNATPLGLHGEDPLEGFEIREGLRVVDLVPTAAVTPLVKRARAVKNVVVVDGLLVLLYQAARSFAMWTGREAPLAVMRAALPRAI
- the aroC gene encoding chorismate synthase, which encodes MRLLTAGESHGPGLVAVLDGVPAGVAIAAADIDSDLRRRQLGYGRGARQKIERDAVNITGGVRHGRSTGAPIALQIANRDAVNWERVMSVEPVLDPPDPVTRLRPGHADLAGALKFGHEDVRDVIERSSARETAARVAAGAIAKAVLRLVGMEVRSETKAIGDVESEPRFDSEAVEASEVRCADASRSQAMVAAIAAAREAGDTLGGIVAVRASGVVAGLGTSAQWDRRLDGRIAQALLSIQSAKGVQFADAFAAARERGSAVHDPISVADGHFTRSRNRAGGLEGGMSNGEDIIVEVAFKPISTLMKPLPSADLRTGASSPAHVERSDVCIIPAAGVVAEAMLALILADALLEKFGSDNADDLVAAVQRYRTRLRPIDQRK